One Pristiophorus japonicus isolate sPriJap1 chromosome 19, sPriJap1.hap1, whole genome shotgun sequence genomic window carries:
- the LOC139230445 gene encoding probable G-protein coupled receptor 139 has protein sequence MERPIIIQIENIYYPILAIVGLPANLVTIVILSRGKCGLSKCITRFLVAMAAADLMVLIFEVVLYEMKDSYFSHSFLNYTPISSLNLALLFVSIDCSVWLTVAFTFDRCVAICYQTLRTKYCTEKTVAVVITVVCSLSLLENIPIYFVYEPREITDNVLWSCYVKSSFYILPIWVAFLWLETILTPFAPFVLIMLLNALTIRHIVLANRVRTGLRGNIKVQNHSDPEMENRRKSIILLLAISGSFILLWMVIFIVFTCVQFTSTQFLEVDYSNSFTIAELSGYMLRCLSSCTNKFIYAVSQSKFREQLKNVIKRPLALIANLLK, from the exons ATGGAAAGGCCGATAATCATACAGATAGAAAACATTTACTATCCGATTCTTGCaatagttggtcttcctg CTAATTTGGTGACAATCGTCATTCTCTcccgtggaaagtgcggtctctccaaatgcatcacccgtttcctggtggccatggcagcggctgaTCTGATGGTCCTAATATTTGAAGTGGTTCTGTATGAGATGAAAGATTCTTATTTTTCACATTCATTCCTGAACTATACTCCGATTTCTAGTCTCAATCTCGCCTTACTTTTTGTTTCCATTGATTGCTCTGTCTGGCTAACGGTGGCTTTCACATTTGATCGATGTGTCGCTATTTGCTACCAAACGTTACGAACAAAATATTGCACCGAAAAAACTGTGGCTGTGGTGATAACAGTGGTGTGTTCATTAAGCTTATTAGAAAATATTCCAATCTACTTTGTGTATGAACCACGGGAAATAACTGACAATGTACTATGGTCCTGCTATGTAAAATCAAGTTTCTACATCTTACCCATATGGGTAGCATTTTTGTGGTTGGAAACAATTTTAACCCCATTTGCTCCATTTGTGTTGATCATGCTGCTGAATGCCCTGACCATCAGGCACATTGTATTGGCcaatagagtgaggacgggacttcGAGGAAACATCAAGGTTCAGAATCACAGTGATCCAgaaatggagaaccgaaggaaatcgatcATTTTACTCCTCGCTATATCTGGCAGTTTTATATTGTTATGGATGGTAATTTTCATAGTTTTCACATGTGTGCAATTTACAAGTACTCAATTTTTAGAAGTAGATTACAGCAACTCTTTTACCATTGCAGAACTATCTGGATACATGCTGAGGTGTTTGAGTTCTTGCACTAACAAGTTTATTTATGCAGTGTCCCAGAGCAAATTCAGAGAACAATTGAAGAATGTGATTAAGCGTCCCCTTGCTCTCATTGCTAATTTACTGAAATGA